In Anaerolineales bacterium, one DNA window encodes the following:
- a CDS encoding NAD(P)/FAD-dependent oxidoreductase, producing the protein MRKKGEESLMTSNHYDTIIIGAGHNGLVAAAYLAKQGKKVLVLERRAIVGGSAVTESFGDGFTVDSVFTGGNLRPDIVKDLKLSLPASTSGFDTVDKRRLLNPPLGARPAFISLQPDGNHITLDTESIKRISAKDAARWSEFVRFMDKAAYILDAAYSTIMPRLPKSMNIREGYGLLELGLELRLAGRKDMLNFIRALPMTAQELGEEYFESEVVKAAVASVAIHGSTLGPMSAGTGYTLIHNWMNRGELAHVNVGKAGEITQALANAVKSFGGVIRTGAEVASIKVEDQIAKGVVLASGEEIFAKTVLSSADPKHTLLKLVGPRELPPEFVWHTQSIKMRGSVAKIHLLTEGNHGIPAGTLAVAPSIRYLEKAYDTTKYGEISEKPYLEVTTSGNTVSIHLQFAPYVLKNSSWQVEGLKVEKLAVDTLAEYFPNLKSSIVNRKSLTPQDLEETYGLTEGDLHHGQLMLDQFLFMRPIPGWSNHKTPIDNLYLCGSGVHGGGGVSGAAGRNVVKVLQ; encoded by the coding sequence ATGCGCAAAAAAGGAGAGGAATCATTAATGACATCCAATCACTACGACACCATCATCATCGGCGCGGGTCACAATGGACTGGTCGCCGCCGCGTATCTCGCCAAACAGGGCAAAAAGGTTCTGGTACTCGAACGCCGCGCCATCGTCGGCGGTTCTGCCGTGACCGAATCCTTCGGCGACGGTTTCACCGTCGATTCGGTCTTCACCGGCGGAAATCTCCGCCCGGATATTGTCAAAGACTTGAAGCTCTCACTCCCCGCTTCGACTTCGGGTTTCGATACGGTCGACAAGCGCCGCCTACTTAACCCTCCGCTCGGCGCGAGACCAGCGTTTATATCCCTGCAACCTGATGGCAACCACATTACACTCGACACCGAGTCCATCAAACGCATCTCCGCAAAGGACGCAGCGCGCTGGAGCGAATTTGTCCGCTTTATGGACAAGGCGGCATACATCCTTGACGCCGCCTACTCCACGATCATGCCACGACTTCCAAAGAGCATGAACATCCGCGAAGGCTACGGCTTGCTCGAACTCGGACTCGAACTGCGCCTCGCCGGGCGCAAGGACATGCTCAACTTCATCCGCGCCCTGCCGATGACCGCGCAGGAACTCGGGGAGGAATACTTCGAATCCGAAGTTGTCAAAGCGGCGGTTGCTTCGGTTGCGATCCACGGCTCCACACTGGGACCGATGTCCGCAGGCACGGGCTACACCTTGATCCATAACTGGATGAATCGCGGCGAACTGGCACACGTCAATGTCGGCAAAGCAGGCGAAATCACACAGGCGCTGGCAAATGCCGTGAAATCCTTCGGCGGTGTGATCAGAACCGGCGCCGAAGTTGCCAGCATCAAAGTTGAAGATCAAATTGCAAAGGGTGTTGTCCTTGCAAGCGGCGAAGAGATTTTCGCGAAAACAGTTCTCTCCTCCGCCGACCCGAAACACACCCTGCTCAAACTCGTTGGTCCGCGGGAGTTGCCGCCTGAATTCGTCTGGCACACGCAGTCCATCAAAATGCGCGGCTCGGTGGCGAAGATTCACCTGCTCACAGAGGGCAATCACGGCATCCCGGCAGGGACATTGGCGGTCGCCCCGTCCATTCGATATTTGGAAAAAGCCTACGACACGACAAAGTATGGCGAGATTTCCGAAAAGCCTTATCTCGAAGTGACGACTTCGGGTAATACGGTTTCCATCCATTTGCAATTTGCGCCGTACGTGTTGAAAAATAGCAGTTGGCAGGTTGAAGGTTTGAAAGTTGAAAAACTGGCGGTTGATACTCTGGCGGAATACTTCCCCAATCTGAAATCGTCAATCGTCAATCGTAAATCGCTCACTCCCCAAGACCTTGAAGAAACCTATGGCTTGACCGAAGGCGACCTCCACCACGGTCAACTCATGCTCGACCAGTTCCTGTTCATGCGTCCAATCCCGGGCTGGTCCAACCACAAGACACCGATTGACAACCTCTACCTATGCGGAAGCGGTGTCCACGGCGGAGGCGGAGTCAGCGGCGCGGCGGGACGGAATGTGGTCAAGGTTTTACAGTAA
- a CDS encoding SdrD B-like domain-containing protein, which yields MKRLLIFGLMLVLLTACGESEPPFTDNGNPGQIKAVVFFDDNQNGIMDGGETGASSHRLALADQVGCTSSTGTLNFVPTDSNGAVIFSDLKPGRYCVAIDNGYRTTTKLNLDAYVSSDMITTVYFGVIREP from the coding sequence ATGAAGCGTTTATTGATATTTGGGTTAATGCTAGTTTTGCTCACAGCGTGTGGCGAAAGCGAACCACCATTTACTGACAATGGAAATCCCGGTCAGATCAAGGCTGTTGTTTTCTTTGATGATAACCAAAACGGAATCATGGATGGCGGCGAGACAGGCGCCTCATCACACAGGTTGGCACTTGCTGATCAGGTTGGATGTACATCCAGCACTGGCACCCTAAACTTTGTTCCCACTGATTCGAACGGTGCTGTGATCTTTAGCGACCTGAAGCCTGGCAGGTATTGTGTCGCCATTGACAATGGATACAGAACGACGACCAAGTTGAACCTGGATGCTTATGTAAGCAGTGACATGATAACGACGGTATATTTTGGGGTTATCAGAGAACCATAG
- a CDS encoding endonuclease/exonuclease/phosphatase family protein produces MKVAVKIMRWLGVFILAVVLASLGFLWLGNYHPGPVETEAVACPESAPLLEAGQSLKVLTWNVQTMFGKNYVFWSDLPNNDGPDDMPSQEDITLAFEETLRVIRAEDPHIIMIQEIENGGRRTYNEDQLARLMAMLPEYACVTSTFSWKSAYVPHPRIKGSVGWEDAILSKYKITDAERIALSFAKSDFVTDQFKIRPALLKATMPVSDGSEFTALTVHLDLYVHDTDTKDVQLREIDAVLVELSAAGIPWVLGGDFNLLPPDDVSFSRLHPEHQKYYNTQSEIKYLFDRYQAVPSLEQASGADFAAWLTRWPNDPAIPGPDRILDYFFLPDSVKLGAHYVRLEDTLHISDHMPVIMEVTLP; encoded by the coding sequence ATGAAAGTTGCAGTGAAGATCATGCGTTGGCTTGGCGTTTTCATTCTGGCGGTTGTGCTTGCCTCCCTCGGGTTTCTGTGGCTTGGGAATTACCACCCAGGCCCGGTCGAGACCGAGGCGGTGGCGTGTCCTGAGTCCGCGCCGCTGCTGGAGGCGGGTCAATCCTTGAAGGTGTTGACATGGAACGTCCAGACCATGTTTGGCAAGAATTACGTCTTCTGGAGCGACCTGCCGAACAATGACGGCCCCGATGACATGCCGTCGCAGGAGGACATTACGCTGGCCTTCGAAGAGACCTTGCGCGTCATCCGCGCGGAGGACCCGCATATCATCATGATCCAGGAGATCGAAAACGGGGGCAGGCGGACCTACAACGAAGATCAACTTGCGCGCCTGATGGCCATGCTGCCGGAGTACGCGTGTGTGACATCCACCTTCAGCTGGAAATCCGCTTACGTGCCGCATCCGCGCATCAAGGGCAGCGTCGGCTGGGAGGATGCGATCCTCTCGAAATATAAGATCACCGATGCAGAGCGCATCGCCCTGTCCTTTGCAAAAAGCGACTTTGTCACGGATCAGTTCAAGATCAGGCCTGCGCTGTTGAAAGCGACCATGCCCGTCTCGGACGGAAGCGAATTTACGGCATTGACCGTCCACCTTGATCTGTACGTCCACGACACGGATACCAAGGATGTTCAACTGCGCGAGATCGATGCTGTCCTTGTCGAGTTGAGCGCGGCAGGGATTCCCTGGGTGTTGGGCGGCGACTTCAACCTGCTGCCTCCCGATGACGTGTCGTTCAGCCGCCTGCATCCCGAGCATCAAAAATATTACAACACGCAAAGCGAAATTAAATATCTGTTCGACCGCTACCAGGCCGTGCCGAGCCTCGAGCAGGCCAGCGGCGCGGATTTCGCCGCATGGCTCACGCGCTGGCCCAACGACCCCGCCATCCCCGGTCCCGACCGCATACTCGATTACTTTTTCCTGCCGGATTCGGTGAAATTGGGCGCGCACTACGTCCGCCTGGAGGACACGCTGCACATCTCGGATCACATGCCGGTCATCATGGAAGTGACGCTTCCGTAA
- a CDS encoding class I SAM-dependent methyltransferase, whose protein sequence is METIRGRTSHTLDLTELRTRLANYNRITLDLGTGDGTFAFHHARAFPRHFVIGVDSCRENLREHSRAKLPNLLYVIASAQSLPHELSGLVSHITINFPWGSLLESLLNGDPRLLCGLESALGGAGGLEVRLNGGALAEAGWGLQGGAERVRLSLESGGWKTSFPTMMDSRVLRNFPSTWAKRLAFGRDPRAVQLSVCI, encoded by the coding sequence ATGGAAACAATTCGGGGCCGAACGTCCCATACTTTGGATTTAACTGAATTACGCACGCGGCTCGCAAACTATAACCGCATCACACTCGACCTCGGAACGGGTGACGGAACATTTGCCTTCCACCATGCCCGAGCATTTCCCCGTCACTTCGTCATCGGCGTGGACTCGTGCCGCGAGAACCTGCGCGAACATTCGCGCGCCAAGTTGCCGAACCTGCTTTACGTCATCGCCAGCGCTCAATCCCTGCCTCACGAGTTGAGCGGACTGGTCTCGCACATCACCATCAACTTTCCCTGGGGCAGTCTGCTGGAAAGTTTGCTCAATGGCGATCCGCGGCTCCTGTGCGGGCTTGAATCCGCTTTGGGTGGGGCAGGCGGGCTCGAGGTCCGTTTGAACGGAGGCGCATTGGCAGAGGCGGGCTGGGGTCTGCAGGGCGGCGCGGAGCGGGTCCGATTGAGTCTTGAATCTGGGGGCTGGAAAACCAGTTTTCCCACGATGATGGATTCGCGCGTCTTGCGAAATTTCCCCAGCACCTGGGCAAAGCGCCTTGCCTTCGGGCGCGATCCCCGCGCGGTGCAGTTGAGCGTATGTATATAA
- the recN gene encoding DNA repair protein RecN gives MLTELHIQNFAIIDKLDLRFGPGLIILTGETGAGKSIILDAVVMLIGGKADTTFVRTESDAAFVEAVFQLKGPEKEAVHEILAREELMDDPNYVVLMREVRKEGRSVARVNGRTVNVGLLKELGALLIDIHGQAEHLSLLDPRAHLGLLDRYAEVAKPLTEYRQTYHALLNLRRELGDLRKAQADADRRIETLTYQAEEIEAAKLKAGEDEQLRKERDRLANAESLAKNAQEALAVLEEGSPETPAATDLVGQAAQALAALAKIDEGQVELANQAEVMLDTMSDIIHGVRNYLEEIEFNPKRLDEVEERLDLIHSLTRKYGGNIPAVNAYGEDARKQLETITGAADRIDELEMQEAKLLEKLARQGGALSEKRKSAAAEMGKGIELELDDLKMASAQFGVDFQTRPDLNGAPIADGTRIAFDQNGFDRVEFLVAPNPGEGLKPLAKIASGGETSRLMLGLKNVMARADEVPALIFDEIDQGIGGRVGMVVGQKLWNLSRTHQVFCVTHLPQLAVFGEQHYQVQKLVDKGRTLTRVEVLDGEARLLELSQMLGEVGEGTLRSAHELLQTARQMIKETKK, from the coding sequence ATGCTTACCGAACTTCACATCCAGAATTTTGCAATCATAGATAAACTCGATCTGCGTTTCGGGCCGGGACTCATCATCCTGACCGGTGAAACAGGCGCGGGAAAATCCATCATCCTCGATGCGGTGGTCATGCTCATCGGCGGCAAGGCGGACACGACCTTTGTCCGCACCGAGTCGGATGCCGCGTTTGTCGAGGCTGTATTCCAGCTCAAAGGTCCCGAAAAAGAGGCGGTGCACGAGATCCTTGCCCGCGAGGAATTGATGGACGATCCCAATTATGTGGTCTTGATGCGCGAGGTCCGCAAGGAGGGACGCAGTGTGGCGCGTGTCAATGGGCGCACGGTGAATGTTGGCTTGTTGAAGGAGTTGGGTGCGTTGTTGATCGACATCCACGGCCAGGCGGAACATTTGTCCCTGCTGGATCCGCGCGCGCACCTCGGCCTGCTGGACCGTTACGCGGAAGTTGCCAAACCGTTGACAGAGTACCGCCAGACGTACCACGCCTTGTTGAACCTGCGGCGCGAGTTGGGCGACCTGCGCAAGGCGCAGGCGGATGCGGACCGACGCATCGAAACCCTCACCTATCAAGCCGAGGAGATCGAAGCCGCAAAATTGAAAGCCGGCGAGGACGAGCAACTTCGCAAGGAACGCGACAGACTGGCGAATGCCGAGTCGCTGGCGAAGAATGCGCAGGAAGCCCTTGCAGTGCTGGAGGAAGGCTCCCCGGAAACTCCCGCGGCAACGGACCTGGTGGGGCAGGCCGCGCAGGCGCTGGCGGCGCTCGCAAAAATAGATGAAGGCCAGGTTGAGCTGGCGAATCAGGCCGAGGTCATGCTGGATACGATGTCCGACATCATCCATGGTGTGCGGAATTATCTCGAAGAGATCGAGTTTAATCCAAAGAGATTGGATGAGGTGGAGGAGCGTCTGGACCTGATCCACTCGCTCACGCGCAAATACGGCGGGAATATCCCGGCCGTCAACGCGTACGGAGAGGACGCGCGCAAACAGCTGGAGACCATCACCGGTGCGGCAGACCGCATCGATGAGCTGGAAATGCAGGAGGCCAAACTGCTGGAGAAACTCGCCAGGCAGGGCGGCGCGCTTTCCGAAAAACGAAAATCCGCCGCCGCTGAAATGGGCAAGGGCATTGAACTTGAACTCGATGATTTGAAGATGGCATCCGCCCAATTTGGCGTCGACTTCCAGACCAGGCCGGATCTCAACGGCGCGCCTATTGCGGACGGGACGCGCATCGCCTTCGACCAGAACGGTTTCGACCGCGTGGAATTTCTCGTCGCACCCAACCCCGGCGAGGGGCTCAAGCCGCTGGCAAAGATCGCCTCCGGCGGCGAGACCTCGCGCCTGATGCTTGGTTTGAAAAACGTCATGGCGCGCGCCGACGAAGTGCCCGCCCTTATTTTCGATGAAATTGACCAGGGTATCGGTGGACGCGTGGGCATGGTGGTCGGGCAAAAACTCTGGAATCTCTCGCGCACCCATCAGGTGTTCTGCGTCACGCACCTCCCGCAGCTGGCCGTCTTTGGCGAACAGCACTATCAGGTCCAGAAACTGGTCGACAAGGGACGTACCCTCACCCGCGTCGAAGTGCTGGACGGCGAAGCCCGCCTGCTCGAACTCTCACAAATGCTCGGCGAAGTGGGCGAGGGCACGCTGCGCTCGGCACACGAGTTATTGCAGACTGCCCGCCAAATGATAAAAGAGACAAAAAAATAG
- a CDS encoding NAD(+)/NADH kinase: protein MSASFIPRSPIIAAYPKMPEAFAEAEAMSGFLKERGMEAPFGSLYDEALRRRVKKGEFDMLIAVGGDGSMLRAGHLCAPSRVPILGVNLGRLGFLIQIDRQEWRAHFEKLFKGEAWIENRMMLRAEHIRAGESLGSSNALNEVVVGRGQNLRPVRLTASVDNRQLASYVADGLIASTATGSTAYALAAGGPILPPELRNILLVPIAPHLSVDRAVVLSEGSSVSIVVKSENTVLSVDGQPPTPLMEDDQVMVTAADVTAQFVRFGDPGYFYRNITAHMNENSTGFPR from the coding sequence ATGTCTGCATCCTTCATCCCCAGGAGTCCGATTATCGCGGCATACCCAAAGATGCCGGAAGCCTTTGCGGAAGCGGAAGCCATGTCTGGCTTTCTGAAGGAAAGGGGCATGGAAGCGCCGTTCGGTTCCCTGTACGATGAGGCGCTCCGCAGGCGTGTCAAAAAAGGTGAGTTTGACATGCTCATTGCTGTCGGCGGGGATGGCAGCATGCTGCGGGCAGGTCATTTGTGTGCGCCTTCGCGTGTTCCGATTTTGGGTGTAAACCTCGGCAGGCTTGGGTTTTTGATCCAGATTGACCGTCAGGAATGGCGCGCGCATTTTGAAAAATTATTCAAGGGCGAGGCCTGGATCGAAAACCGTATGATGCTGCGCGCGGAGCATATCCGCGCAGGGGAAAGCCTGGGCAGTTCGAATGCGTTGAATGAAGTGGTCGTTGGGCGCGGTCAGAACCTGCGTCCCGTGCGTCTGACGGCTTCGGTGGATAATCGTCAACTGGCCAGTTACGTTGCCGACGGGTTGATTGCATCCACGGCGACAGGTTCCACCGCGTACGCCCTGGCTGCGGGCGGACCCATCCTGCCGCCGGAACTGCGGAATATTTTGCTCGTGCCGATCGCTCCCCACCTTTCCGTCGACCGCGCGGTCGTTTTGTCGGAAGGCTCCTCCGTGAGCATTGTTGTGAAAAGCGAGAACACGGTCTTAAGCGTGGACGGTCAGCCGCCGACACCTTTGATGGAGGATGATCAGGTGATGGTGACCGCCGCCGATGTGACCGCACAGTTCGTCCGCTTTGGAGACCCGGGTTATTTCTATAGGAACATCACTGCACATATGAATGAAAACTCAACAGGATTTCCACGATGA
- the cas4 gene encoding CRISPR-associated protein Cas4, with translation MAMTHIIFLLFLLSILFFWQSNRQQKAAGLPGGRVIYTDTDGWGRVEKPLYYAVLGLTGKPDYLMEKNGQLIPVEVKSGRAPEAPYDSHIFQLASYCLLVEKTYNKRPPYGIIHYENRDFSVDYTRELESALISLLTDVRHDEARKNVPRSHEQASRCKRCGYRNVCDQRLA, from the coding sequence ATGGCTATGACCCACATTATTTTCCTCCTGTTCCTCCTGTCCATTCTCTTTTTCTGGCAGTCGAACCGCCAGCAGAAGGCCGCCGGTCTGCCCGGCGGGCGCGTCATCTACACCGATACGGACGGCTGGGGCAGGGTGGAGAAGCCTCTTTATTATGCGGTGCTTGGTCTGACGGGCAAACCCGACTATTTGATGGAAAAGAACGGACAGCTCATCCCTGTGGAGGTGAAGTCCGGGCGTGCGCCCGAGGCACCCTATGACTCGCATATTTTTCAACTGGCATCATATTGTCTGCTGGTTGAGAAAACCTACAATAAACGCCCGCCGTATGGGATCATCCATTACGAGAACCGTGATTTCTCGGTGGATTACACGCGGGAATTGGAGTCGGCTTTGATCAGCTTGTTAACGGACGTGCGGCATGATGAAGCGCGGAAAAATGTGCCTCGTTCGCATGAGCAGGCATCCCGTTGTAAGCGATGCGGATATCGTAATGTCTGTGATCAGAGACTGGCGTAA
- a CDS encoding phosphoribosyltransferase family protein gives MTEREVYSIEIAGIKRDLPLFKIKPGLRIAILNILGDTELVQACAHELAKKLKAVDYDILVTAEAKSIPLAYALSVETKKPYIILRKMYKPYMGDALKAETLSITTGQPQVLILDEKDRGVIKGKKALILDDVISTGSTLQGMRMILDKAGAAIVGEAAILTEGDRAQWMNIHSLGHLPLFTD, from the coding sequence ATGACCGAACGTGAAGTCTATTCCATTGAGATCGCAGGGATAAAACGTGACCTGCCGCTTTTTAAGATCAAACCCGGCCTGCGGATCGCCATCCTCAACATCCTTGGCGATACGGAATTGGTACAAGCCTGCGCGCATGAACTTGCCAAAAAACTAAAGGCTGTTGATTACGATATCCTCGTTACCGCGGAAGCCAAATCCATTCCGCTGGCGTATGCGCTTTCCGTGGAAACAAAAAAGCCGTATATCATCCTTCGTAAAATGTACAAGCCGTACATGGGTGACGCGCTAAAGGCCGAAACCCTTTCCATCACCACCGGCCAGCCGCAGGTGCTGATCCTCGATGAAAAGGACCGCGGGGTCATTAAAGGCAAGAAGGCTTTAATCCTGGACGACGTGATCAGCACAGGCTCCACCCTGCAGGGGATGCGCATGATCCTCGATAAAGCCGGCGCAGCGATCGTGGGCGAGGCCGCGATCCTCACTGAAGGCGACCGCGCCCAGTGGATGAACATCCACTCGCTGGGGCATCTGCCATTGTTCACCGATTAA
- a CDS encoding GIY-YIG nuclease family protein codes for MTCYCYILECADGTYYTGWTTDPERRVKQHNKGDGARYTKTRRPVKLVYSEAQPDKKSAMKRERAIKALPRKKKMELFT; via the coding sequence ATGACCTGCTATTGTTACATCCTCGAATGTGCGGATGGAACTTACTACACCGGCTGGACAACCGACCCCGAACGGCGCGTAAAACAACACAATAAAGGTGACGGCGCACGTTATACAAAAACAAGGCGGCCTGTGAAACTGGTGTACAGCGAAGCACAGCCGGATAAAAAGTCGGCCATGAAAAGAGAGAGGGCCATAAAAGCCCTGCCACGAAAAAAGAAAATGGAGTTGTTTACGTAG
- a CDS encoding prephenate dehydrogenase — translation MPVQITIIGLGQIGASLGLALASHKDQVITTGHDKDFSIERLAQKNSVVDKTSHNLPGAVENANIVVLAIPVHQVRETLRYISQDLKRGTVVVDTTPIKTEVAKWAQEILPDGVHYVGLVPAIGPEYLHETGTGLDSARADLFSKSLFLLSAPRGTPSDALELISGLVGLTGGNVMITDFVESDGLMASAHLLPQLVSASLLNATIPQPGWQEVRKAASRTYFAATSALADQEDTEALHMLVLQNRGNVLQKLDAMITALLELRNDIEDANEQALKDRLEQAQDGRRTWLNERFAANWTGVKRAPIEKISIKERLFGTMFNKPDDKKTK, via the coding sequence ATGCCTGTACAAATCACAATTATTGGTCTGGGCCAAATTGGCGCGTCCCTGGGGTTGGCGCTTGCTTCCCATAAAGATCAGGTTATAACGACCGGTCACGACAAGGATTTCAGCATCGAGCGGCTGGCACAAAAAAACAGCGTTGTGGATAAAACCAGTCATAACCTGCCAGGCGCGGTGGAGAATGCGAACATTGTCGTGCTTGCCATCCCCGTCCATCAGGTTCGTGAAACTTTGAGATATATTTCACAGGATCTGAAAAGAGGCACGGTTGTGGTGGATACCACTCCGATCAAAACCGAGGTGGCAAAGTGGGCGCAGGAAATCCTGCCGGACGGTGTTCACTATGTGGGACTTGTCCCTGCGATCGGGCCTGAATATCTGCATGAGACGGGTACAGGCCTGGACTCAGCCCGGGCGGATCTATTCTCGAAGAGCCTTTTCCTGCTTTCAGCCCCTCGCGGCACGCCCAGCGACGCCCTGGAATTGATATCGGGGCTGGTCGGTTTAACGGGCGGCAACGTAATGATCACCGATTTTGTTGAATCGGATGGTTTGATGGCTTCCGCGCATTTGCTGCCACAATTGGTTTCTGCATCCCTGTTGAATGCGACCATCCCTCAGCCCGGCTGGCAGGAAGTCCGTAAGGCGGCCAGCCGAACTTACTTCGCCGCCACATCCGCCTTGGCAGATCAGGAGGATACCGAGGCATTGCACATGCTTGTCCTGCAAAACCGCGGGAATGTTCTGCAAAAACTGGATGCAATGATCACCGCCCTGCTTGAACTGCGCAATGATATCGAAGATGCCAATGAACAAGCCCTGAAGGACCGCCTGGAACAAGCGCAGGATGGACGCCGGACCTGGCTGAACGAACGTTTCGCGGCAAACTGGACGGGGGTGAAACGCGCGCCCATCGAGAAGATATCCATAAAGGAAAGATTGTTTGGCACGATGTTCAACAAGCCTGATGATAAAAAGACAAAATGA
- a CDS encoding methylated-DNA--[protein]-cysteine S-methyltransferase, with amino-acid sequence MASFSSKIHLGELNGTPLGDFRLAVSAFGLVAVEWADAKPQLIDYLLHRLKGNVEESQKHIHPYAKELGEYLKGKRRRFTFAIDWSTLRPFQQKMLKAVYEIPYGETRTYAGIAAQIGHPHAYRAVGRANATNPMPLVIPCHRVIGRDGKLHGYGGGDGLPTKEWLLKMEGAVIA; translated from the coding sequence ATGGCATCTTTCTCCTCCAAAATCCATCTTGGCGAACTAAACGGCACCCCACTGGGCGATTTTCGCCTCGCTGTCTCCGCTTTCGGTCTGGTTGCGGTCGAGTGGGCAGATGCAAAGCCCCAATTAATCGACTACCTGCTCCACCGTCTGAAAGGAAATGTGGAGGAAAGCCAAAAACACATCCACCCCTACGCAAAGGAACTCGGCGAGTACCTGAAAGGCAAACGCCGCCGCTTCACCTTCGCCATTGACTGGTCAACCTTGCGCCCATTTCAGCAGAAAATGCTCAAAGCGGTGTACGAAATCCCCTACGGTGAGACGCGCACCTACGCCGGGATCGCCGCGCAGATTGGGCATCCGCATGCATACCGCGCCGTTGGGCGGGCAAATGCCACAAACCCCATGCCGCTTGTCATTCCCTGCCACCGTGTCATCGGCAGGGACGGAAAACTCCACGGGTACGGCGGCGGGGACGGCCTGCCCACGAAGGAATGGTTGTTGAAAATGGAGGGGGCTGTGATTGCATGA
- a CDS encoding chromate transporter: protein MNILLTLFWIFLKINLLSTSGSASTGLLYNEAVGRFLTDEQFVQAVGLSTLLPGSDALQLAMFVGYTVAGIPGGLVSLLAAILPPTVLMLGVVLVLHRMQREAWVSRFVEGLTPAVAVLILTVAWKIFNGSGEVGWQALTLAGISLIALLRDAPAPLVLLACGIAGIFLFR, encoded by the coding sequence GTGAACATCCTCCTGACCCTCTTCTGGATCTTCCTAAAGATCAACCTGCTCAGCACCTCCGGCTCGGCATCCACCGGGCTGCTCTATAACGAAGCCGTGGGACGGTTTCTAACCGATGAACAATTCGTACAGGCGGTCGGGCTTTCCACGCTCCTGCCCGGTAGTGACGCGTTGCAACTTGCCATGTTCGTCGGCTATACCGTGGCCGGCATCCCCGGCGGACTGGTATCCCTGCTGGCCGCCATCCTCCCGCCCACGGTGTTAATGCTTGGCGTGGTATTGGTGCTTCACCGCATGCAGCGCGAGGCATGGGTCAGCCGCTTTGTGGAGGGGTTGACGCCGGCTGTCGCGGTGCTCATCCTGACCGTTGCATGGAAGATATTCAACGGAAGCGGGGAGGTCGGCTGGCAGGCGCTAACACTGGCAGGCATCAGCCTGATCGCATTACTGCGCGATGCGCCTGCTCCATTGGTGCTTCTGGCATGCGGCATTGCAGGGATTTTTTTATTTCGATGA
- a CDS encoding chromate transporter, translating into MKPAHASNEETAAAKTRSWFIVDLRLFWIFLKVNLLTTAGPTSVGLLYKETVGKIMTEAQFVEAVGFSNLVPGSEALKLAMFIGYSSGGIPGLLAALLGAIIPPTFLMFTAAFVLVRMEGQEWMKGFIKGMGPAVGVLLTIVAWQLFRAAGQKSIKWRVILIAVLSFIALVFLDIPPQYVLVGAGTLGLFIFR; encoded by the coding sequence ATGAAACCGGCGCATGCATCCAACGAGGAAACAGCCGCGGCAAAAACCCGCTCCTGGTTCATTGTGGACCTGCGGCTGTTCTGGATCTTTCTAAAGGTCAACCTGCTGACCACCGCCGGCCCCACATCCGTTGGCCTGCTATACAAGGAAACCGTCGGGAAGATCATGACCGAGGCGCAATTTGTGGAGGCGGTTGGTTTTTCCAACCTGGTGCCGGGCAGTGAAGCGCTCAAACTGGCAATGTTCATCGGTTATTCCAGCGGGGGCATCCCCGGGCTGCTTGCGGCACTCCTGGGCGCGATCATCCCCCCCACCTTTCTAATGTTCACTGCGGCATTTGTCCTCGTCCGCATGGAGGGACAGGAATGGATGAAAGGCTTCATCAAAGGCATGGGACCCGCAGTCGGTGTGCTGCTGACGATTGTGGCATGGCAGTTATTCCGCGCTGCCGGTCAAAAATCAATAAAGTGGCGCGTAATTCTAATCGCCGTTTTGAGCTTCATCGCCCTCGTCTTCCTGGACATTCCTCCGCAATATGTTCTGGTCGGCGCAGGGACTCTTGGATTATTCATCTTTCGGTAG